A single Blastococcus colisei DNA region contains:
- a CDS encoding conjugal transfer protein — MTMPFRRRDPQPIARGWELAVAAVGGALIAVALAALVGLGLASALWGGGWVWPQGTETITHVLGGLLGGNPGRGLPPDQLRQVAKPIPVYACVAVAELVLLTAAVITAVLVARHRRPGDARGGMATRREAQQALGLRQLRAGRAVIRPDRYPSRGSRGRVHRLLSTGGDAIRGRTHRSVPSTTSRSTSPAPSIEAPPVHTVKETPR, encoded by the coding sequence ATGACGATGCCCTTCCGGCGTCGCGATCCGCAGCCGATCGCCCGGGGATGGGAACTGGCGGTCGCCGCAGTCGGTGGCGCCCTGATCGCTGTCGCGCTGGCGGCCCTGGTCGGTCTCGGACTCGCCTCGGCGTTGTGGGGCGGTGGCTGGGTGTGGCCGCAGGGCACCGAGACGATCACCCACGTCCTCGGCGGGCTCCTGGGCGGCAACCCCGGCCGCGGCCTGCCGCCCGACCAACTGCGTCAGGTCGCCAAGCCCATCCCGGTGTACGCGTGTGTTGCCGTCGCCGAGCTCGTCCTGCTGACCGCCGCGGTCATCACCGCTGTCCTGGTCGCCCGCCACCGGCGACCGGGCGACGCCCGCGGCGGCATGGCCACCCGCAGGGAGGCCCAGCAAGCCCTCGGGTTGCGGCAGCTCCGCGCCGGGCGAGCGGTCATCCGCCCGGACCGCTACCCGTCCAGAGGCAGCCGAGGACGTGTCCATCGCCTCCTGTCCACAGGCGGTGACGCGATCCGCGGTCGTACCCACAGATCCGTCCCGAGCACCACTTCCCGATCGACGTCCCCAGCACCGTCGATCGAGGCACCACCCGTCCACACTGTGAAGGAGACCCCTCGATGA
- a CDS encoding ATP-binding protein yields the protein MTHPSSGWTAGAVRPTSNPKLHEALRRLERQFPIVEDHRLILEQLGSQMVYTQRSEVNGLRDCHWALVRFSGAIELAFGLTREVMFFYSPYADLQIREFEAAKTAIKMARRDITPDIIFIWSPDPRARQKLDDWSQGGRVLAIPLANATSSSPVSLISVLRDYIYARDLFYESTPVRGDSFFGRRQLLRSLRDDVTSRRVAGLFGLRKAGKTSVLTQLAETMQDSKRMIILRDLESLPSPPEDPIPGLIRDLVADLIDQLGIRHFDVTGLRQLSRDADLSEFRRAVQSTLRSLALREVDVVLMLDEIEYLTPSDRIDIEEGAMPSIAQFLGVLRSLVQENGNFTFVVSGLTSAIVESGRLYGRPNPLFSWAKTHYLSPFDRGEADELAVSLGGRMGIEIEQGALQAFFEATGGHAFLYRSLASNVVQTLPVDVFQRRVTRGDVLRALGSWKRSVAGNLSEMLNHVRRYYPIEGILLDALQDEPEAFDDLANEYPLALQHLINLGLIQEDGRGYETTTVLSLV from the coding sequence GTGACTCACCCATCAAGTGGTTGGACCGCCGGTGCGGTGAGGCCAACCTCGAATCCAAAACTGCACGAAGCTCTTCGCCGGCTCGAACGACAATTCCCGATCGTCGAGGATCACCGCCTTATACTCGAACAGCTCGGCTCTCAGATGGTGTACACCCAGAGATCTGAAGTGAATGGGCTGCGCGACTGTCATTGGGCTCTGGTCAGGTTCTCGGGCGCAATCGAGTTGGCCTTCGGGCTGACGCGCGAGGTCATGTTCTTCTACAGTCCGTACGCCGACCTCCAAATCAGGGAATTCGAAGCGGCCAAGACGGCAATAAAGATGGCTCGTCGAGACATAACGCCCGACATCATTTTCATATGGTCACCCGATCCGCGAGCGCGGCAGAAGCTGGACGACTGGTCACAGGGAGGGCGGGTCCTGGCCATCCCCCTAGCGAATGCTACAAGCAGCTCGCCAGTTTCACTGATTTCCGTTCTTCGGGATTACATCTACGCACGAGACCTGTTTTACGAGTCGACTCCGGTCCGAGGCGATAGCTTCTTCGGTAGGCGGCAGTTGTTGCGCAGCTTGAGAGATGACGTCACGTCTCGACGAGTGGCTGGGCTCTTTGGGTTGCGAAAAGCTGGGAAGACGAGCGTTTTGACTCAGCTCGCCGAAACCATGCAAGATTCAAAGCGGATGATTATCCTGCGGGACTTGGAAAGTCTGCCATCTCCTCCCGAGGATCCGATCCCAGGCCTCATTCGGGATCTCGTGGCGGACCTCATTGACCAATTGGGCATACGACACTTCGATGTCACAGGTCTGCGCCAGTTGTCGAGGGACGCAGACCTCTCGGAGTTCCGGCGAGCCGTGCAGTCGACTTTGCGCTCACTAGCCCTCCGGGAAGTTGACGTAGTGCTCATGCTAGATGAGATCGAATACCTCACGCCCTCGGATCGCATCGACATAGAAGAGGGGGCGATGCCTAGCATCGCACAGTTCCTGGGAGTGCTCCGGAGCCTAGTTCAAGAAAACGGGAATTTTACTTTTGTGGTGTCGGGTCTAACTAGTGCCATAGTTGAGAGTGGGAGATTGTACGGGCGCCCAAATCCGCTCTTCAGCTGGGCCAAGACTCACTATCTTTCTCCATTTGATCGAGGCGAGGCGGATGAACTGGCCGTCTCCCTGGGCGGTAGAATGGGGATCGAGATCGAGCAAGGTGCACTGCAGGCCTTTTTTGAAGCTACGGGCGGTCACGCCTTCCTGTATCGCAGCCTCGCGTCCAACGTAGTTCAAACGCTGCCGGTAGACGTATTTCAGCGAAGGGTGACCCGCGGCGACGTGCTTCGTGCACTCGGCTCATGGAAGCGCTCCGTGGCTGGCAACCTTAGTGAAATGCTGAATCATGTCAGGCGCTATTATCCCATCGAAGGGATACTGCTAGACGCTTTACAGGATGAACCTGAAGCCTTCGACGACCTCGCCAACGAGTATCCGCTGGCTCTTCAGCACTTGATCAACCTAGGTTTGATCCAGGAGGACGGGAGAGGGTACGAGACGACAACCGTCCTGAGCCTTGTATGA
- the mobF gene encoding MobF family relaxase, producing the protein MTLHKLTAGDGYTYLTRQVAAHDATTRGFDNLGAYYSEKGEAPGVWMGRGLAAVPDFPVGDRVTEAQMVALFGEGRHPNADQIERDAQLAGKNPQEVDQASRLGAPYRIHEQANMFHRRSAGAFRDHNTALGLPADTPVPAEERARIRTELASAMFVETYGRPPADARELSGHLARISRQATTAVAGYDLTFSPVKSVSTLWAIAPQEVAAVIEQAHADAVADTLAWLEDHAAYTRTGRNGVAQVEVRGLIAAAFTHRDSRAGDPDLHTHVAVSNKVQTRDGRWLALDGRLLYKNNVTASERYNTRLQALLTERLGVCFAGRPGADPNKRPVREIVGVDGELPRLWSSRRASIDTRRAALSAEFQADHGRPPTPKEAVSLAQRANLETRQRKHQPRSYAEQRAAWRTEALAVLGGESGLRDYLHEALAPRRGPLAKLPTRRWLDQTAQHVLSAVQSSRATWQVNHVRAEAERQARAAAIRLTDLDGAIDAVVDRALSLSTPLGSREPVTEPPALRRSDGSSVYTVAGSTLYTSTAILAAERAILAAAGRRDGRVVPAAAVDVALLESTANRVELNPGQVQLVRELAISGARVQLALAPAGTGKTTALRALAAAWRADGGNVVGLAPSAAAAAVLGEEVGTDTDTLAKLIHALATGSAVPTWVARIGPDSLVVIDEAGMASTSDLARAIAFVTEAGGSVRLIGDDQQLAAIGAGGVLRDIVATHGAVTLSQVLRFTDPDTGAPDHAEGAASLALRDGDPAALAYYIDHGRVHVGDLATVTGDAYTAWSTDRAAGRDAIMLAPTRELVAELNTRARRDRLAQQNDPVGPQVTLADSSQASAGDAVITRRNERTLAISATDWVKNGDRFTVTAVRDTGALDVVHQRTGRRLTLPADYVTDHVSLGYATTVHGAQGLTADTCYTVATGEESRQLLYVALTRGRHANHVFLTTAGDGDPHSVITRDALLPPTAVDVLTRVLARDGAPTSATSQARALADPAALLSHAADRYYDALNAAAEDRLGLEALEAIDAAADAAMPGLTTQAAYPVLRAHLALCAVSGRDPSEVLGQALASGRSVDDARDVAAVLDWRIDPTGRHSAGTGPLPWLPALPKTLGDDLEWGPYLANSADQVTSPAGDVAARARTWTPNSAPTWALPLIDRDSQLVADLAVWRTAHGVDDTDRRPTGPALPRTADARTQRALDDRVTRLLGDGRTLTARWAPLVDSIDPRIAGDPYWPILAERLAVADRAGIDITAITHAVAAERPLPDEQPAAALWWRLCRHLSPAAMTANGGSVSETLRPEWTPVLADVVGPVAAERVVADPAWPALVAAVTAARGAGWQPDQVLSTAHDLLRAGHPDDDQLRPDELATALVWRIRVLTDPASAAGTHAPMSPSDLDLLPTANGVADDDWLAGLVEPDDAEVLHGQLDGDDPAAAEHPVTGLDSRATDARRRAAADRPDEGVRVDRHRLLELNQQAADFFTAHFRDSWAPAYLTDRLGTDLADDERFTLGYAPVGWTALTSHLRHLGATDAEIVAAGLGSYASTGRVIDRFRNRLVFAIRDGEEIHGWIGRRNPDHEQDGNNAVPKYLNTAVTELFAKGHELYGLSEGAAALAAGAVPVIVEGPLDALAVTLAGDGDYVGIAPLGTAFTDAQTEALRPFLGDGKRGIIVATDADRAGQQAAQRIFWQLTARGDDPRHLAIPTGKDPAELLQTAGATALRQALAASPSLASALIDARVAVYADRLDTVEGRVYAARRAAEVIAAVPSTSWPAHLTHVVARTGIAPDIALSEVLDAARTRTEDDRVPARTASPGRLLEPATDPALEPRVPVMSAAETGSKTLADSVQAAQRVASGRPPFRPPTRPRPRQRF; encoded by the coding sequence ATGACGCTGCACAAGCTCACCGCGGGGGACGGATACACGTATCTGACCCGCCAGGTGGCTGCGCACGACGCCACCACCCGCGGGTTCGACAACCTGGGCGCCTACTACAGCGAGAAGGGTGAGGCTCCGGGCGTCTGGATGGGACGCGGGCTTGCCGCCGTGCCCGATTTTCCGGTCGGTGATCGGGTCACCGAGGCGCAGATGGTCGCGCTGTTCGGGGAGGGGCGGCACCCGAACGCCGACCAGATCGAGCGCGATGCGCAGCTGGCCGGCAAGAACCCGCAGGAGGTCGATCAGGCCAGCCGCCTGGGCGCGCCCTACCGCATTCACGAGCAGGCGAACATGTTCCACCGCCGCTCGGCAGGGGCGTTCCGCGACCACAACACCGCGCTCGGCCTGCCCGCCGACACCCCCGTGCCGGCCGAGGAACGAGCCCGCATCCGCACCGAGCTGGCCTCGGCGATGTTCGTCGAGACCTACGGCCGCCCCCCGGCCGACGCCCGCGAGCTGTCCGGTCACCTGGCCCGCATCTCCCGCCAGGCCACCACCGCGGTCGCCGGGTACGACCTGACGTTCAGCCCTGTCAAGAGTGTGTCCACGCTGTGGGCGATCGCCCCGCAAGAGGTCGCGGCCGTCATCGAGCAGGCGCACGCCGACGCCGTGGCAGACACCCTGGCCTGGTTGGAGGACCACGCCGCCTACACCCGCACGGGCCGTAACGGAGTGGCGCAGGTGGAGGTACGCGGGCTGATCGCGGCGGCGTTCACCCACCGCGACTCGCGCGCCGGCGACCCGGATTTGCACACCCACGTGGCCGTCAGCAACAAGGTGCAGACCCGCGACGGGCGGTGGCTGGCGCTGGACGGTCGACTGCTCTACAAGAACAACGTCACCGCCTCCGAGCGGTACAACACCCGCCTGCAGGCCCTGCTCACCGAGCGGCTCGGCGTCTGCTTCGCCGGCCGCCCCGGCGCGGATCCGAACAAGCGGCCGGTGCGGGAGATCGTCGGCGTCGACGGCGAGCTGCCCCGGCTCTGGTCGTCGCGGCGAGCGTCGATCGATACCCGCCGCGCGGCGCTGTCGGCAGAGTTCCAGGCCGACCACGGGCGGCCGCCGACGCCGAAAGAGGCCGTGTCCCTGGCGCAGCGGGCCAATCTCGAGACCCGGCAGCGCAAGCACCAGCCCCGCTCCTACGCCGAGCAGCGCGCCGCCTGGCGCACCGAGGCGCTGGCGGTGCTGGGCGGGGAGAGCGGTCTGCGTGACTACCTCCACGAGGCACTCGCCCCCCGCCGCGGACCCCTGGCGAAGCTCCCGACGCGTAGGTGGCTGGACCAGACCGCCCAGCACGTGCTGTCGGCGGTGCAGAGCTCGCGTGCGACCTGGCAGGTGAACCACGTGCGCGCGGAGGCCGAGCGGCAGGCCCGCGCCGCCGCGATCCGGCTGACCGACCTCGACGGAGCCATCGACGCCGTCGTGGACAGGGCGCTGTCCCTGTCGACGCCGTTGGGCAGCCGCGAGCCGGTGACCGAGCCCCCGGCGCTGCGCCGCTCGGACGGCAGCTCCGTCTACACCGTGGCCGGCTCGACGCTGTACACCTCGACCGCGATCCTCGCCGCCGAGCGGGCCATCCTCGCCGCGGCCGGACGCCGCGACGGACGCGTGGTGCCGGCCGCGGCTGTCGACGTCGCGCTGCTGGAGTCCACCGCCAATCGGGTCGAACTCAACCCCGGCCAGGTGCAGCTCGTCCGCGAGCTGGCAATCTCCGGCGCCCGGGTGCAACTGGCACTGGCCCCGGCAGGCACCGGCAAGACCACCGCCCTTCGCGCGCTCGCTGCGGCGTGGCGGGCCGACGGCGGGAACGTGGTCGGCCTTGCTCCCTCGGCAGCTGCGGCGGCGGTGTTGGGTGAGGAAGTCGGCACCGACACCGACACTCTCGCCAAGCTGATCCACGCACTGGCCACCGGCAGCGCCGTCCCGACCTGGGTCGCCCGCATCGGCCCGGACAGCCTCGTGGTCATCGACGAAGCGGGCATGGCCAGCACTTCCGACCTGGCCCGGGCGATCGCGTTCGTCACCGAGGCCGGCGGGTCGGTCCGGCTGATCGGCGACGACCAGCAGCTGGCCGCGATCGGCGCCGGCGGAGTGCTGCGCGACATCGTCGCCACCCACGGTGCGGTCACCCTCTCGCAGGTACTGCGCTTCACCGACCCTGACACCGGCGCCCCCGACCACGCCGAAGGCGCCGCGTCCCTGGCGCTGCGCGACGGCGACCCGGCCGCCCTTGCCTACTACATCGATCACGGACGGGTGCACGTCGGCGATCTGGCCACGGTCACCGGTGACGCCTACACCGCCTGGTCGACCGACCGGGCCGCCGGGCGCGACGCCATCATGCTGGCGCCCACCCGCGAGCTGGTCGCCGAATTGAACACTCGCGCCCGCCGCGACCGCCTCGCCCAGCAGAACGACCCGGTCGGGCCTCAGGTCACCCTCGCCGATTCCTCGCAGGCCTCCGCCGGGGATGCGGTCATCACCCGCCGCAACGAGCGCACCCTTGCCATCAGCGCGACCGACTGGGTCAAGAACGGCGACCGGTTCACGGTCACCGCCGTCCGCGATACCGGCGCCCTCGACGTCGTCCACCAGCGCACCGGACGGCGCCTGACCCTGCCTGCCGATTACGTCACTGACCACGTCAGCCTCGGCTACGCCACCACCGTCCACGGGGCACAAGGCCTCACCGCCGACACCTGCTACACCGTCGCCACCGGCGAGGAGTCCCGCCAGCTGCTCTACGTCGCCCTGACCCGCGGCAGGCACGCCAACCACGTCTTCCTCACCACCGCCGGCGACGGCGACCCGCACAGCGTGATCACCCGCGACGCGCTGCTGCCGCCTACCGCCGTCGACGTCTTGACTCGTGTGCTCGCTCGCGACGGCGCCCCGACCTCGGCCACCAGCCAGGCCCGCGCGCTGGCCGATCCCGCCGCTCTGCTCTCTCACGCCGCAGATCGGTATTACGACGCGCTCAATGCCGCCGCGGAGGACCGCCTCGGGCTGGAGGCGCTCGAGGCCATCGACGCTGCCGCCGACGCCGCGATGCCGGGCCTGACCACGCAGGCTGCCTATCCCGTCCTGCGCGCGCACCTGGCGCTGTGTGCGGTCTCCGGCCGTGATCCCTCCGAAGTGCTCGGGCAGGCCCTGGCCTCGGGTCGAAGTGTGGACGACGCCCGCGATGTGGCCGCGGTCCTGGACTGGCGTATCGACCCCACCGGGCGACACTCGGCTGGGACCGGCCCCCTGCCGTGGCTGCCCGCCCTTCCGAAGACGCTCGGTGACGACCTCGAGTGGGGCCCCTACCTCGCCAACTCCGCCGACCAGGTCACCTCACCGGCCGGCGACGTCGCCGCCCGTGCGCGCACCTGGACCCCGAACAGCGCCCCTACGTGGGCGCTTCCGCTCATCGACCGCGATTCCCAGCTGGTCGCCGACCTCGCCGTCTGGCGCACCGCCCACGGCGTTGACGACACCGACCGGCGTCCCACCGGTCCGGCGCTGCCACGCACCGCCGACGCCCGAACCCAGCGGGCGCTCGACGACCGCGTCACGCGGCTGCTCGGCGATGGGCGCACGCTCACCGCACGATGGGCGCCGCTCGTCGACAGCATCGACCCACGCATCGCTGGCGACCCCTACTGGCCGATCCTGGCCGAACGGCTCGCCGTCGCCGACCGGGCCGGCATCGACATCACCGCGATTACCCACGCCGTGGCCGCCGAACGTCCCCTACCGGACGAGCAGCCCGCCGCCGCGCTGTGGTGGCGACTGTGTCGGCACCTCTCCCCCGCCGCGATGACCGCCAACGGTGGCTCCGTCTCCGAGACGCTGCGCCCGGAATGGACTCCAGTCCTGGCCGACGTCGTCGGCCCGGTAGCCGCCGAGCGGGTGGTCGCCGACCCTGCCTGGCCCGCGCTGGTTGCCGCCGTCACCGCCGCTCGCGGCGCCGGCTGGCAGCCCGACCAGGTGCTGTCCACGGCCCATGACCTGCTGCGCGCTGGTCATCCCGACGACGATCAACTGCGCCCGGACGAGCTGGCCACCGCCCTGGTGTGGCGGATCCGCGTGCTCACCGATCCGGCGTCTGCCGCAGGCACCCACGCACCGATGTCGCCGTCCGACCTCGATCTGCTGCCTACAGCCAACGGAGTTGCCGACGACGACTGGCTGGCCGGTCTTGTTGAACCCGACGACGCCGAAGTGCTCCATGGACAGCTGGACGGCGACGACCCGGCAGCTGCCGAGCACCCCGTCACGGGACTCGATAGCCGAGCCACCGACGCTCGCCGTCGAGCCGCAGCCGACCGGCCCGACGAGGGAGTTCGCGTTGACCGGCACCGCCTCCTGGAACTCAACCAGCAGGCCGCCGACTTCTTCACCGCTCACTTCCGCGACTCCTGGGCACCGGCCTACCTCACCGACCGGCTCGGCACCGACCTTGCCGACGACGAGCGGTTCACCCTGGGCTACGCACCCGTGGGCTGGACCGCGCTGACCAGTCACCTGCGCCACCTCGGCGCCACCGACGCCGAGATCGTCGCCGCCGGCCTCGGCAGCTACGCCTCCACCGGCCGGGTCATCGACCGCTTCCGCAACCGGCTTGTCTTCGCCATCCGCGACGGCGAAGAGATCCACGGCTGGATCGGCCGCCGAAACCCCGACCACGAGCAGGACGGGAACAACGCCGTCCCCAAGTACCTCAACACCGCGGTGACCGAGCTGTTCGCCAAGGGTCACGAGCTGTACGGCCTTAGCGAAGGAGCCGCTGCACTGGCCGCCGGCGCCGTCCCGGTCATCGTCGAAGGCCCCCTCGACGCGCTGGCAGTCACCCTCGCCGGCGACGGCGACTACGTCGGCATCGCCCCACTGGGCACTGCCTTCACCGACGCGCAGACCGAGGCGCTACGCCCATTCCTCGGCGATGGAAAGCGCGGGATCATCGTCGCCACCGACGCCGACCGTGCCGGACAGCAGGCCGCCCAGCGCATCTTCTGGCAACTCACCGCCCGTGGCGACGATCCCCGCCACCTCGCCATCCCGACCGGCAAGGACCCCGCCGAACTGCTGCAGACGGCCGGCGCCACCGCTCTGCGTCAGGCCCTCGCGGCCTCTCCCAGCCTGGCCAGCGCGCTCATCGATGCCCGCGTCGCCGTCTACGCCGACCGGCTGGACACCGTCGAAGGCCGGGTGTACGCCGCCCGCCGCGCCGCGGAGGTCATCGCCGCTGTCCCGTCAACGAGTTGGCCGGCGCACCTCACCCACGTCGTGGCCCGCACCGGTATCGCGCCCGACATCGCGCTGTCGGAAGTCCTCGACGCCGCTCGGACTCGGACAGAAGATGATCGGGTGCCGGCACGGACAGCGTCGCCCGGCCGGCTGCTCGAGCCGGCCACTGATCCGGCATTGGAGCCCCGCGTCCCCGTGATGTCCGCAGCGGAGACAGGGTCGAAAACTCTGGCCGACAGCGTGCAGGCGGCGCAGCGGGTTGCATCCGGGCGGCCACCTTTTCGCCCCCCAACTCGGCCGAGGCCACGCCAACGGTTCTGA
- a CDS encoding M23 family metallopeptidase, translating to MSGTAEGLARAYAKRWLWKAAAPVAVPVFGVLTLLLIPLAVLAAPEASPAAASSVCSIGGTGATVAGTDLNAVQMGHAQTIVTVAAAQELDPYAATVALATAYQESRIRMLANDGSSPELTAEQAAVTATSLTYPHDGLGSDHDSVNTFQQRWIAGWGTVAQLMDPVYAAEAFYRRLVAVPDWRAMPLTQAAQAVQVSAYGGAYARWEPLARELTAMLWPTTQATAADGSGAAAGVCPDLPVPAGSWIRPTAGTFTSGYGSRWGALHAGVDIAGPRDTPVYAAADGIVVTAACTSAYCDRDGSLSLPGYGNLVELDHGGGVTTRYAHLSAYTVNAGQGVSAGALLGFQGSTGNSTGVHLHFEVRLDGASVDPVPWLADRGVDLHAATAG from the coding sequence ATGAGCGGGACGGCCGAAGGACTGGCGCGGGCGTACGCGAAGCGATGGCTGTGGAAGGCCGCCGCTCCCGTCGCCGTCCCGGTGTTCGGCGTACTGACGCTGCTGCTGATCCCTCTCGCGGTTCTCGCCGCTCCGGAGGCGTCGCCGGCGGCGGCGTCCTCGGTCTGCTCGATCGGCGGCACCGGCGCCACCGTCGCCGGCACCGACCTGAACGCCGTCCAGATGGGCCACGCGCAGACCATCGTCACCGTCGCCGCGGCACAAGAGCTCGACCCGTACGCGGCGACCGTGGCGCTGGCCACCGCCTACCAGGAGTCGCGCATCCGGATGCTGGCCAACGACGGCAGCAGCCCCGAACTCACCGCCGAGCAGGCCGCGGTGACCGCCACCAGCCTGACCTATCCGCATGACGGGCTCGGCTCCGACCACGACAGCGTCAACACCTTCCAACAGCGCTGGATCGCCGGCTGGGGCACCGTCGCTCAGCTGATGGACCCCGTCTACGCCGCCGAGGCCTTCTACCGCCGACTCGTGGCCGTGCCCGACTGGCGGGCGATGCCGCTCACCCAGGCCGCACAGGCCGTGCAGGTCTCGGCCTATGGAGGTGCCTACGCCCGCTGGGAGCCGCTCGCCCGCGAGCTGACCGCCATGCTGTGGCCGACCACCCAGGCCACTGCGGCCGACGGGAGCGGTGCGGCGGCCGGCGTCTGCCCGGACCTGCCGGTGCCGGCCGGGTCGTGGATACGGCCTACCGCGGGCACCTTCACCTCCGGCTACGGGTCCCGCTGGGGCGCCCTGCACGCCGGTGTCGACATCGCAGGCCCCCGCGACACTCCCGTCTACGCCGCCGCCGACGGCATCGTGGTCACCGCCGCGTGCACCAGCGCCTACTGCGACCGCGACGGCAGCCTGAGCCTGCCCGGCTACGGCAACCTCGTCGAACTCGACCACGGCGGCGGGGTGACCACCCGCTACGCGCACCTGTCGGCCTACACCGTCAACGCCGGCCAGGGCGTCAGCGCCGGGGCACTGCTCGGTTTCCAGGGGTCCACCGGCAACAGCACCGGCGTCCACCTGCACTTCGAGGTCCGCCTCGACGGCGCGTCCGTCGATCCCGTGCCGTGGCTGGCCGACCGCGGCGTCGACCTGCATGCCGCCACCGCCGGCTGA
- a CDS encoding type IV secretory system conjugative DNA transfer family protein produces MLTSGFDPTDVGWRLGRSSQPHGVELWCRYDRTTGVYGEQGSGKTLDLLAPALLAHRGAGLATLTKVDDLLLTAGRRQLPSGPDEPPRPVAVLDPFGAAPGLPELVWDPVAGCVDPRIAERRAKAFAAGTVAGAVTGGRQDNAARFYAAETAKVLQGFLHAAALTSRTLEHVLEWVANPVAAEQPAEILQQHPHAARFWDGLLIGALHGSPDTVGNTVTTVQQAMALFFQPDIRARCVPSRGRSATDLADLIVRQGTVYLLGREDPYASAAPLMTAVAEHVLDTALHVATTSPHGRLTPCFLACLDELPSTTPLPTLRVRMANERALGLSFIYAAQTWKQMVVSYGEDEARSLFGLTNNLVIFGGGKDVHFYRELSDLLDDVRISRRTVTDGPGGIGTSRSGEDVRVLRPGDIRRIPERHALVVAGTAPPIVARLRRCLDGKDGQRLTTELDAARARVSRSRVDTVDVEQRTAAALAYARDHRLGPSRHVDPADPPAAPQPEAWSW; encoded by the coding sequence ATGCTCACGTCCGGGTTCGACCCGACCGACGTCGGCTGGCGGCTGGGCCGCTCCTCCCAGCCGCACGGGGTGGAACTGTGGTGCCGCTACGACCGCACCACCGGCGTCTACGGCGAGCAGGGGTCCGGCAAGACCCTCGACCTGCTCGCTCCCGCCCTGCTGGCCCACCGCGGTGCCGGCCTGGCGACGCTGACCAAGGTCGACGACCTGCTGCTGACCGCCGGACGGCGTCAACTGCCCTCTGGTCCCGACGAGCCGCCGCGCCCGGTCGCGGTGCTCGATCCTTTCGGCGCCGCACCAGGGCTGCCGGAGCTGGTGTGGGATCCGGTCGCCGGCTGCGTCGATCCTCGGATCGCCGAACGACGAGCCAAGGCGTTCGCCGCCGGCACCGTCGCCGGCGCGGTCACCGGCGGCCGGCAGGACAACGCCGCCCGGTTCTACGCCGCGGAGACCGCCAAGGTGCTCCAGGGCTTCCTGCACGCGGCGGCACTCACCAGCCGCACCCTGGAGCACGTCCTGGAGTGGGTCGCTAACCCCGTCGCCGCCGAGCAGCCCGCCGAGATCCTGCAGCAGCATCCGCACGCAGCCCGGTTCTGGGACGGGCTGCTGATCGGCGCCCTGCACGGCAGCCCGGACACCGTCGGCAACACGGTGACCACCGTCCAGCAAGCGATGGCGCTGTTCTTCCAGCCGGACATCAGGGCGCGCTGCGTGCCTTCGCGCGGACGGTCGGCGACCGATCTGGCCGACCTGATCGTTCGGCAGGGAACGGTGTACCTGCTCGGCCGGGAGGACCCCTACGCCTCGGCGGCACCGCTGATGACCGCGGTCGCCGAACACGTCCTCGACACCGCCCTGCACGTCGCCACCACCTCGCCGCACGGGCGCCTGACCCCGTGCTTCCTGGCCTGCCTCGACGAACTGCCGTCCACCACGCCGCTGCCGACCCTGCGGGTGCGGATGGCCAACGAACGCGCGCTCGGGCTCTCGTTCATCTACGCCGCCCAGACCTGGAAACAGATGGTCGTCTCCTACGGCGAGGACGAGGCCCGCTCGCTCTTCGGGCTCACCAACAACCTCGTCATCTTCGGCGGCGGCAAGGACGTCCACTTCTACCGAGAACTGTCCGACCTGCTCGACGACGTGCGGATCAGCCGGCGGACCGTCACCGACGGACCCGGCGGCATCGGCACGTCGCGCTCGGGTGAGGACGTGCGGGTGCTGCGCCCCGGCGACATCCGTCGCATCCCCGAGCGGCACGCTCTCGTCGTCGCAGGCACCGCGCCGCCGATCGTCGCCCGCTTGCGGCGCTGCCTCGACGGCAAGGACGGTCAGCGGCTCACGACCGAGCTCGACGCCGCCCGTGCGCGGGTCAGCCGCTCCCGCGTCGACACCGTCGACGTCGAGCAGCGCACGGCTGCCGCGCTGGCATACGCCCGCGATCACCGGCTCGGCCCGAGCCGGCACGTCGACCCGGCCGACCCGCCGGCCGCACCGCAGCCCGAGGCGTGGTCCTGGTGA